TTCCGGCGGGCGAGTCGGACGAGCCCGCCGAGGAGCCGCCGAGCTCCAGCTTCGCTGCGGTCTCCGCGCCGAGCGTTCCGGTGGCCCTCAGGCCGTTCGAGCGTTGAAACTCCATGAGCGCGTCGCGGGTTTTCTGTCCCATGACGCCGTCGATCGGACCCGGGTCATGGCCTTTTTCCTTGAGCGCCTGCTGGAGCTGCCGGACTTCTTCCCGGCTTGCGGCCAGGCGCCCGCCGCGGGACTGCTCGGCCGGGCCGCGCTCCGGTTCCCGCGCGGCGCCCGGCGACGGCGTCTGACCTTCCCGATTGCGCTGGCCTTGAGTTCCGCCAATGGAGCTGTCCTCGCGCTGGCTGCTTCCAGGTACGTCTTCAGGCCCCTTCGTCCCGGTGCCGGCAGACTGTGCCAGGACCACGGCAGCGCCGAAGCCCATTCCCGCCGCCGCCGCGAAGAACGTTGAAAGTAATCGCTTCTGCATCGTGACCTCCGTTCCGAAGAATTTTCGGACGCGCCCGCATCCCAGTTAAGCAATGCCCGTGCCCCTCAAGGCAGCGCAGTGTTTTCGGCCGCCGGCGAGCCCATTTGTCGGGTAAGGGCATGCTTTGTCGCCGAAACCCTACAGTTGAATCGTCCACCGGTCGGCGATATCCCTTCGCCGGTGCGGCTTGCCTATCCTCTGCCGGTCGGCTATAGGTCAGACTTGCGCGCTGTGCCTTCCCGCGTCTCACGCGATGAGTCGCCGGAAAGGCGACTGCAATGAGCACGACCACGAGCTCCGTGGACTGGGAGTATTTCGCCCGACTGGCGGGCGACGCGATCGTCGGCGCCGACGCCCGGGGCAAGATCTTCTTCTGGAACGCCGCCGCGGAACGTGTTTTCGGCCACTCGGCGGAGGAAGCACTCGGCCAATCGCTCGACCTCATCATCCCCGAGCGTTTTCGAGCCCGTCACTGGGAGGGATACCGGCGGGTCATGGAAACGGGCAAGAGCCGCTACGGGAGCGAAGTGCTTCGTGTTCCCGCGCTGCACAAGGAGGGCCGGCAGCTCTCGATCGCTTTCACGGTCGTGCTGCTCGACCCCCCGGCGAGCGAGAGCAGGGTCATCGTCGCCGTCGTGCGTGACGAAACCACGCGCTGGAACGAAGAACGGGCTCTGCGCCTGCGCCTGAAGCAGCTCGAAGGCGCGTGAGCCCCGCTGCCGCCGCCCTGCGGCCGGCGCGATGCTGACCGGATGTTCGAGAATATTTTTCAGGATCTGAACGCGGGCCTGCCGGACGGCGAGCGGGCGGTCATCCTGCTCGGGCGCCTGATCTTCGCGATGGTGCTCGGAGCGATCGTGGGCCTGCAGCGGGAGCGCAAAGGAAAGCCGGCAGGGTTGCGCACCCATATGCTGGTGGCTCTCGGGGCCGCCCTGTTCGTGATCGCGCCGGCCGAGTACGGGATGGGCAACGAGGAGCTGTCGCGAGTGGTTCAGGGGCTGGTTACCGGAATCGGGTTTCTCGGAGCGGGAGCGATTCTCAAACTGGAGGAGAAGCGGGAAGTCGAAGGGTTGACGACCGCCGCCGGTATCTGGATGATCGCCGCCGTCGGAGTTGCGGTGGGACTGGGCCGCGTCGGGCTGGCGGTGGTGAGCACGCTTCTGACCTGGGTGACGCTGGCGTGGATCGGAAGAATGGAAAACTATATCAACCGCGAATCGCAATCGGAGCCGGAGGAACGCGCCGAGTGAATCGCGACGGAACGCGTTCGGCGCTCGGGAGGAAAAACATCTGCGTGTTTGCGGGATCGCGCCGCGGCTCCCGCCCGGAGTACGTCGCGGCTGCGCAGGAGCTCGCGGCGGAGCTGGTTCGGCGGGGCTACGGCCTGGTGTACGGCGGCGGGAACGTGGGCCTGATGGGAGTGCTGGCGGATGCCGTGCTGGAGCGAGGCGGGGAGGTTATCGGAGTGATTCCGGAGGCCTTCATGGATCTCGAGGTCGCCCACGGCGGTCTCACCGAGCTGCGGGTCGTCGGCTCCATGCACGAGCGGAAGGCCGTCATGGCCGAGCTTTCCGAAGGTTTCATCGCCCTGCCCGGAGGCGTCGGAACCATGGAGGAGTTCTTCGAGGTCCTGAGCTGGGCCCAGCTTGCGCTGCACCACAAGCCGTGCGGGCTGCTCAACGTGGAGGGCTATTATGACCGCGTGGTCGATTTTCTCGATCGCGCCGTCGAGCAGGAGTTTCTCAAGCCGAAACACCGAGCCCTGCTGATCGAGGCCGACCGCC
The DNA window shown above is from Candidatus Zixiibacteriota bacterium and carries:
- a CDS encoding peptidoglycan-binding domain-containing protein; this encodes MQKRLLSTFFAAAAGMGFGAAVVLAQSAGTGTKGPEDVPGSSQREDSSIGGTQGQRNREGQTPSPGAAREPERGPAEQSRGGRLAASREEVRQLQQALKEKGHDPGPIDGVMGQKTRDALMEFQRSNGLRATGTLGAETAAKLELGGSSAGSSDSPAG
- a CDS encoding PAS domain-containing protein — encoded protein: MSTTTSSVDWEYFARLAGDAIVGADARGKIFFWNAAAERVFGHSAEEALGQSLDLIIPERFRARHWEGYRRVMETGKSRYGSEVLRVPALHKEGRQLSIAFTVVLLDPPASESRVIVAVVRDETTRWNEERALRLRLKQLEGA
- a CDS encoding MgtC/SapB family protein, with the protein product MFENIFQDLNAGLPDGERAVILLGRLIFAMVLGAIVGLQRERKGKPAGLRTHMLVALGAALFVIAPAEYGMGNEELSRVVQGLVTGIGFLGAGAILKLEEKREVEGLTTAAGIWMIAAVGVAVGLGRVGLAVVSTLLTWVTLAWIGRMENYINRESQSEPEERAE
- a CDS encoding TIGR00730 family Rossman fold protein, whose translation is MNRDGTRSALGRKNICVFAGSRRGSRPEYVAAAQELAAELVRRGYGLVYGGGNVGLMGVLADAVLERGGEVIGVIPEAFMDLEVAHGGLTELRVVGSMHERKAVMAELSEGFIALPGGVGTMEEFFEVLSWAQLALHHKPCGLLNVEGYYDRVVDFLDRAVEQEFLKPKHRALLIEADRPAPLLDAFERVMAVSATRTFDRART